The genomic window CTGTCCTCCGCTGAAGGTAACCTGCTTCGCCCCACCACCTGATCAATGACTTCTTGGAGTTTAGTTTGCATATGGGGGTGTTTGgccaggagcagcagcagccagTGCAGTGCAGTGGAGACAGTGTCGAGCCCTGCTCCAATAAGATCTGATACTATCCCGTTAGTGTGGTCAGTGGTCAGCCCATTAGGACTCTGAGCCTTGTCAATAACTCCAATGAATGCATCACTCATGTCACGGGTTATCTCGGGGTTGAAGGTCTTTCTGTGCTGCTCTACCTTGTCACGAACAAACCTAAAGAACTCTTCATTTAAGTGTTGaaaatttttgaaaatgctgcgGACCGGATTGGGAAAAGACTGAAGCCATGGCATCACATCCACTAAACTGCCTGCCCCCACAGTCTGTCCAAACTGATCTACGCTTTGTAACAAGGCTCGAAACTCTAGATCGTCATGTCCATAGCGGTGTCCAAAGCACAGAGCACAAATCACATTGGCTGCAGCTACTGTTAACTCATGAGCTGGGTTGAAATACTGGGCCTGAGAGCTGTGTTTAAGGAAAATCTCCACTAGGTCTGTGGCTTCAGCCACAATTTGTTGCTCAAAGGCTTTTTTGGTTTGGCTATTGGCCAATGCAAAAGCTCTGATTGTTGACTGGGCAATTTTCCTGTGCATCTTCCACAGTTTGCTGTAATTTGTGAAAGTCATACTTTTGCCCCCTGAAACAACTTGGAACGATACAAAGTTTGGTCTGCCTGCAAACTCAGCGCTGTGCTGAATGAGAGCCTGACGGATGGCCTTGTCTCCGTTCAGGACCACAATGTCACTGCAGCCCAGGCGGATCTGGTACACATTCCCATACTTCTTGGCCAGCCTGGCAAAGGTGATATGGGGCATCTGTCCCAGCTGCATGGCGTTGCCCACCACTGGCCAGGCAAAGGGTCCGGGCAGTCTCTTCGTGAGCCGCAGGTTCCTGACCCACAGACAGGCTTCCAAACAGAAGAGGAACACAAACATAGCCACTAGAGCAGGCTGGACCTGTCCACTCCATTCTCTGATGAGGCTGCTTCGCTTCAGTTCAGACTCACTGTCCACTTGATCCATTCTCTTGAAAGtatttcactgtgtgttttCCCCTAGTCTAGTTAAACACTCATGAGGCTCTAGTGCTCAGCAGAGGCTCTTCCGATGACCACTGTGGGGCAGTCCACGCTCAACCCTTAACACTTTCCTTATATCTATCTCTAATGTGGGAGGGGTCAactacctctctcctcccatttTGACCACTATGTGCAAACCTTAGTCCCACATTCCTGCTTTGGCCACTTTCCAACTGACACTGGAAAAGGCTACTCAGAATATTTCATATTCACCTCTATTGCTCAAACAGGAACACTATTCATTGAAATCTGAATTCTAAAAAAATtggcattttgttttgaaatagtTTGTGACTAATAATGACTGAGCTTTAtgagggattttttttcttgaccgatatgtatatatatgtgtgtgtgtatatatatatatatatatatatatatatatatatatatatatatatatatatatatatatatatatatatatatatatatatatatatatatatatatatatatatatggatagatagatatagtTTTTTTAAAGATGAACACTTCAAAGATAATCACCCTTTTCTTTATTGATTCATTTCAGATATAGCTTATTTCTCACTAAACATTTCAGCACTTAATTAAcagaatattattttgaatgcaTATATAACATTCCAAGATCAACAAGGTACtgtcacctttcaaaaacagaaaaacttgTCAGTGTAATCTCATTTCTGTTGTTTCAACTGAAATGAGAAATGATATAGCTTCAAAATTCTTTATTTGTAAACATTCCACAGTTTCTGGGATGGACTCTGACTGCAAAAATTTAAATCCAAATGCTGTAAAAACTCATTATCTTTCCCCGACTTCAGTAAAAAACACCCCACTCCTCAGTATAGTCTTATAAATGTCTTCATATATTTCTGGTACAGTAGATACATGacattatattgtaaatatacctGAACATCATAACATTTCGATCTAATGTTGAACGTGACAAtgattaaaacacataaaaacatattactGTTCATAATAATCAATTGTAAATATTCACAAACAACATTGACATCACAGCAAACCTTAGACATTTTAGTGGTAGTTTCAATTTTGCTGGTATGcactaataaaataatatacaacacacaaacaggcTATGATCAAGTATTAAGATGTTTGTGGTGCATACACTGAATACTTACTGACCGTCTACAAGAACTGTTTATACTATTTAAATCTATTTCAATATAGTTCAAACACAAGTCCCACTGGACgaaataatcacatttaaaatgagCATTTTACAACAATAAGCTTTAGTGCAGACATGTCCATACTCATTGGTGCTAAATGTCACAGTATGAGAACAGGCTGTTCATGCCGGGGACACTAAGCCCAGCAGCTTTCCCCTCAGCTTGGCTCTCAGATAGAACTGGAGGGGCTTCAGTGACAGCCCATAGGAGCAGTCCAATGAGATCACAGTGCAGGGGTCACTTTCAAAGCAGCACTGATGCAGCAGAATGGctgtgaataaaaacacttcaactTTAGCGATCTGGTCACCAATGCAGCGTCTTTTACCCGTGGAGAAAATCATGACACTATTGGTTAGGTCCTTGTCTAGAGCTCCATTCTCGTCCAGGAAACGTGTGGGGTCAAAAATCTGAGGGTCTGTCCACTTGAGAGGGTCATGGTTTACTGACCACTGGTTGATGAAGACTACCGTGTCTTTGGGAATATGCAGGCCTTCAATAGTGACATCTGCTGTTGTGGAGTGAGGGATAGTGACTGGGACAAAGCTGGTGAAGCGCATGGTCTCATAGATGAAAGCATCCAAGTAGGGCATGCTGTGCCTGTCCTCGAGTGTCGGCAGCCTGTCTGGGCCCACCACCTTGTCAATGACAGTGTGCAGTTTGGCCTGAATGTCTGGATACTTGACCAGGAGAAGGACGATCCACTGCATGGCTGTGGATACAGTGTCTTGACCTGCTCcaatcaaatctgtcactgtTGCCTCCACAAACTCTTTGCTTAGTCCGCTATACTTGCCATACTCAATCACATTTATGATGGCATCGCTCATGTCCCGGGTCACTTCTGGGTCAAAAGTCTCTCTGTGTTgcccaactttattttttacaaatgagTAGAAGTCCTCATTAAGGCTTTTGAAGTTTTCATAGACACTACGCACAGGGTTAGGGAAAGACTGCAGCCAGGGCATGACGTCTACCAAGCTGCCAGCGCCAATGGTCTCTCCAAACTTATTCACTTTCTTCAGCAGAGTCCTGAACTCTAGGTCATCATGGCTGTAGCGCCGGCCGAAGCACAAGGCACACAAGACATTAGCAGCAGCTACTGGGAATTCTTGAGATGGGTCAAAATATTGTCCATCTGCACTTTGCTGCAGAAACATCTGCACAAGCTGCATGGCCTCCGCTGTGATGTGCTGCTCAAAGGCTTTTTTAGTTTGACTGTTTGCAGAGGAAAACGCTCGCAAGCTGGATTGGGCAATTTTCCTATGTACTTTCCACAGTTTGCCATAATTAGTAAAAGTCAGACTCCTTCCTCCAGAAATCATCTGGAACGATACAAAGTTTGGTCTGCCTGCAAACTCAGCGCTGTGCTGAATGAGAGCCTGACGGATGGCCTTGTCTCCGTTCAGGACCACAATGTCACTGCAGCCCAGGCGGATCTGGTACACATTCCCATACTTCTTGGCCAGCCTGGCAAAGGTGATATGGGGCATCTGTCCCAGCTGCATGGCGTTGCCCACCACTGGCCAGGCAAAGGGTCCGGGCAGTCTCCTCTTGAGCCGCAGGTTCCTGACCCACAGACAGGCTTCCAAACAGAAGAGGAACACAAAAGTGGCCACTAGAGCAGGCTGGACATGTCCACTCCATTCTCTGATGAGGCTGCTGCTCTTCAGTCCAAACTCACTGTCCATTGTGGAAAATGGTTAGGCTACACAAAATGCTCCCTCTTGATCAGTTGCTATTTGATAGAAAAAtgtttgttaaattaaaaaagacaattcttttaaattgaatgaataatgaatactTTAAATAGATTTCTTAGTTTGCTGTCTTTCTCAAGTTTTAAGGTTTAAGTGCCTGCCTTTTGCTTCTCCCCACGTCTTATATGTTTAGCAGCTGTGGGCAGGGCTCAAGATAACTTTCATACTCCTCCCATTGTGGTAGCCCAGCAAACCCCTCCACATTATCTCCGCGCTGTTGCTCGGTGTCAGAGGCGCGCGTCTCCAGTGAGCGTGGAGTGAGCGCAGAGAGCGTGCAGGGCGCACTACACCGCCGTACATGCGCGCACAATCAACTGGTGTGCGCGTCCAAGGGAAACGCAACGAgcttcttttttgtttattgtttgttattaattttGAGAGCGAGAGCGGTGTTTCGGTTGATTTTGACGGCTCATGCGCTATAGTTTTAGGCTGTAGGCTACGCAGAAACCCACGAAGATTGCAAGTTTGTCCAGAACGAATTTTAATTTCCTAAAAGTGTCTAGATTAGTagtaagtaaaaaacaaaaacaaacaaaaaaaaaacaacaaaaaaaactaaactgataATTTAAGCAACTAAAAAAGCAGACACATTCAATTAGGTCTACAACTGCCCCGCAATGAGGGATTTTCAGTGTTGCAAGCAAGTGCAAAAACTATAAAGAATAGAGATATGCAGTCAAAAATCAAGCTAAATAAGTCCATCAATtagaatattaaaatattaaaagttgaATAAAGTGAAGATAAGATAAAAAGAGTAGAAAGATAAAGCTACCAAATTATTATCTACAATAAAGCTGTGGCAGTGGTTTTGTAACGTTACAACATATGGACAACAATCCATACCAGGTAAAGACAAAGGCATAATGTTGGAAAAATGTACCTGTTCAAACATGAATGTTTCATTTGAATTATGTCTTTATTATTGGTGGTGTTtgcctttgttttatttctcttcATAAGTAAAGTATTGTTCTTTTAGTAAATTAAATCTTCAACTATCACAATTAATGGTACCTAACTATCTCCTAAGAAATCCAGagacaaacagaacaaataaatgttaatacaccCCTAACCACATTAATATGTGTATATaaattgtttgtttgtgaaGTGTTGCATGAGTGCTCAAAAATATGTGTGTTACATTGCAGACCACATCCTCTTCCACATTGTGAGTGACATATGTCGTGTATCAGGCCTGTACTAAATCAATACTCTAACTGCTGCTCTAAACAATGGGCATACATTTTTATGTGGGCCCACACCACAGCCATGTATGGTCTCACAGCTAACACGCtgtgaaaacaaacagaaaggaaacaacaaaagccaaatacttttttacagtCATGTACTTTTTATACCCTGTAGAGCTGTTTGTCTGAGAGATGCGGTGTGGCTGAGCACCAAAGCCTCTAGAATGATTCTTGGTTAACCAGAAACATAGCCAAGTCTTCCAATCCACTGTGACTGCTGTAGGGAAGACTGTTTCTTCCCTTTCCCTATAGGCAGTCTCCTCCCACCCCACTCCTCATCTGCCATTTACACCACCTTCTGTGCCCACTGCCCATACACATGTGGCCAATCGCATCCACATCATGCTAATTAAGGCCAGGTTTGTGGTGGGACTTTGGGAGAGGGGGCTGGGGTGCGTGTGGCTGCTGTGTTTACCCCCTTGTGTAACCTGGCTGTGAAAGGTTGGCCATGACCCCAGGATGACTCTGGGGGGTTGGAGAGGGTCTGGGGTTCTATTCCGTGCTGCTGTGTGTTACTTGTTTGCTAGGCCCATAGCAGACGGACGGGCGGGTGGTTGCTCCCTCTCCCAATGGTAGACTTTGCCTGAGCTCTGGCTCTGGAGCTAATCATTGTTTACTAGTCTCATTTCCACTTCTCAGTGAGCTACTGTCACGCACAGCACCGacaggaggaaggaagaggggtGGGCTGGAGGGGTCCCACAGGCAGTGGGGGAACTGGTGGGGAACAGATGAGCAGTTAGAGagcaacattttaaacactctttatttttcttttccagGAAAACTGGTTAATTATGTAGGTTTTGATATTTTACGCCATCTGTTGGGGATCCAGTGAATTATTCTTTCTTAAGTGTGCAGTACCTCAAGGATTAATAGGTTAACAGTACCAGCAATAGTTAGTTTTATCAGAAAAGTAGTACTCAAACAATGcaactttaaaataactatacgaaaggaaaaaaaaccaacacaCTGCTGAAGACAGTAACAGAAACCTCTGGAGAGGTAGAAGGTGACCGCAGGAGGAATGGTGCAGTTTGCTGTGAGAGTATGATAATGGTAGAGATTATGCAATATAAATATTCACTagattttaaatgcatttatttaatg from Periophthalmus magnuspinnatus isolate fPerMag1 chromosome 22, fPerMag1.2.pri, whole genome shotgun sequence includes these protein-coding regions:
- the LOC117390289 gene encoding cytochrome P450 1B1-like, which encodes MDQVDSESELKRSSLIREWSGQVQPALVAMFVFLFCLEACLWVRNLRLTKRLPGPFAWPVVGNAMQLGQMPHITFARLAKKYGNVYQIRLGCSDIVVLNGDKAIRQALIQHSAEFAGRPNFVSFQVVSGGKSMTFTNYSKLWKMHRKIAQSTIRAFALANSQTKKAFEQQIVAEATDLVEIFLKHSSQAQYFNPAHELTVAAANVICALCFGHRYGHDDLEFRALLQSVDQFGQTVGAGSLVDVMPWLQSFPNPVRSIFKNFQHLNEEFFRFVRDKVEQHRKTFNPEITRDMSDAFIGVIDKAQSPNGLTTDHTNGIVSDLIGAGLDTVSTALHWLLLLLAKHPHMQTKLQEVIDQVVGRSRLPSAEDRGQLAYVDAFIYETMRFTSFVPVTIPHSTTSDVTIQGCYIPKDTVVFINQWSINHDPLKWKEPHIFDPSRFLDENGSLDKDIINNVMIFSAGKRRCIGDQIAKVEVFLFFAILLHQCSFEKCPGEDLTMNCTYGLTLKPLDYKISAKLRGDLLKD
- the LOC117390291 gene encoding cytochrome P450 1B1-like produces the protein MDSEFGLKSSSLIREWSGHVQPALVATFVFLFCLEACLWVRNLRLKRRLPGPFAWPVVGNAMQLGQMPHITFARLAKKYGNVYQIRLGCSDIVVLNGDKAIRQALIQHSAEFAGRPNFVSFQMISGGRSLTFTNYGKLWKVHRKIAQSSLRAFSSANSQTKKAFEQHITAEAMQLVQMFLQQSADGQYFDPSQEFPVAAANVLCALCFGRRYSHDDLEFRTLLKKVNKFGETIGAGSLVDVMPWLQSFPNPVRSVYENFKSLNEDFYSFVKNKVGQHRETFDPEVTRDMSDAIINVIEYGKYSGLSKEFVEATVTDLIGAGQDTVSTAMQWIVLLLVKYPDIQAKLHTVIDKVVGPDRLPTLEDRHSMPYLDAFIYETMRFTSFVPVTIPHSTTADVTIEGLHIPKDTVVFINQWSVNHDPLKWTDPQIFDPTRFLDENGALDKDLTNSVMIFSTGKRRCIGDQIAKVEVFLFTAILLHQCCFESDPCTVISLDCSYGLSLKPLQFYLRAKLRGKLLGLVSPA